One region of Etheostoma cragini isolate CJK2018 chromosome 16, CSU_Ecrag_1.0, whole genome shotgun sequence genomic DNA includes:
- the LOC117959434 gene encoding syntaxin-2-like isoform X1, whose product MWVEIILCLLVSTVTRERARALYFTGALSSASPQEDTQQQDDMTETTESTVNMEEFFKTVGEVRSLIEKTSCQAEEVQNRYGAILSTPNPDRKIKDELQMLNSETKKNADLVRDKLKSMQKNLDVDDNNKRASVIQRIQKNQHSHLTLCFAEVMRGYHKAQISFREKCKAHIQRQLEIVDAVTTDEELEEMLHRDNLAIFISDINSDAQISSQALSEIESRHQDIMCLESCIKQLHDIFADTAMLLESQGELINNIEKNVTSAAEYIDVSKAETCKAVEYEKNPTKIASLPSFFKHFKRKTTAKTAAD is encoded by the exons ATGTGGGTGGAAATTATTCTTTGTTTGCTAGTTTCGACGGTTACGCGCGAGCGTGCTCGCGCTCTTTATTTCACAGGTGCGCTCAGCTCAGCAAGCCCACAGGAGGACACACAGCAG CAGGATGACATGACAGAAACAACGGAGAGCACAGTCAACATGGAGGAGTTTTTTAAAACG GTGGGGGAAGTGAGAAGCCTCATTGAAAAAACCTCCTGCCAAGCAGAAGAGGTGCAGAACAGATATGGCGCCATCCTTTCCACTCCAAACCCAGACAGGA AAATCAAAGATGAGCTGCAGATGCTGAATAGTGAGACCAAGAAGAACGCCGACTTGGTCCGAGACAAGTTGAAAT CAATGCAGAAGAACTTGGACGTGGATGACAACAATAAAAGGGCCTCAGTAATTCAGCGTATTCAAAAGAACCAG CACTCACACCTGACTCTGTGCTTTGCTGAAGTCATGAGGGGCTACCATAAGGCTCAAATCTCCTTCAGAGAGAAATGCAAAGCACACATTCAGAGACAGCTGGAGATTG TGGATGCAGTGACTACAGATGAAGAGTTGGAGGAGATGCTGCACCGTGACAATCTTGCCATCTTCATATCTGAT ATCAACTCTGACGCTCAAATTTCCAGCCAGGCTCTGAGTGAGATTGAATCTCGTCATCAGGACATCATGTGCCTTGAGTCCTGCATCAAACAGCTGCACGACATATTTGCTGACACTGCCATGCTGTTGGAGAGTCAG GGGGAATTGATCAACAACATAGAAAAGAATGTAACGAGTGCTGCAGAGTATATAGACGTATCCAAAGCAGAAACTTGTAAAGCAGTCGAGTACGAGAAGAACCCAACGAAGATAGCATCTCTCCCGAGCTTCTTCAAGCATTTCAAGAGAAAAACCactgctaaaactgctgctgatTAA
- the LOC117959434 gene encoding syntaxin-2-like isoform X2: protein MWVEIILCLLVSTVTRERARALYFTGALSSASPQEDTQQDDMTETTESTVNMEEFFKTVGEVRSLIEKTSCQAEEVQNRYGAILSTPNPDRKIKDELQMLNSETKKNADLVRDKLKSMQKNLDVDDNNKRASVIQRIQKNQHSHLTLCFAEVMRGYHKAQISFREKCKAHIQRQLEIVDAVTTDEELEEMLHRDNLAIFISDINSDAQISSQALSEIESRHQDIMCLESCIKQLHDIFADTAMLLESQGELINNIEKNVTSAAEYIDVSKAETCKAVEYEKNPTKIASLPSFFKHFKRKTTAKTAAD from the exons ATGTGGGTGGAAATTATTCTTTGTTTGCTAGTTTCGACGGTTACGCGCGAGCGTGCTCGCGCTCTTTATTTCACAGGTGCGCTCAGCTCAGCAAGCCCACAGGAGGACACACAGCAG GATGACATGACAGAAACAACGGAGAGCACAGTCAACATGGAGGAGTTTTTTAAAACG GTGGGGGAAGTGAGAAGCCTCATTGAAAAAACCTCCTGCCAAGCAGAAGAGGTGCAGAACAGATATGGCGCCATCCTTTCCACTCCAAACCCAGACAGGA AAATCAAAGATGAGCTGCAGATGCTGAATAGTGAGACCAAGAAGAACGCCGACTTGGTCCGAGACAAGTTGAAAT CAATGCAGAAGAACTTGGACGTGGATGACAACAATAAAAGGGCCTCAGTAATTCAGCGTATTCAAAAGAACCAG CACTCACACCTGACTCTGTGCTTTGCTGAAGTCATGAGGGGCTACCATAAGGCTCAAATCTCCTTCAGAGAGAAATGCAAAGCACACATTCAGAGACAGCTGGAGATTG TGGATGCAGTGACTACAGATGAAGAGTTGGAGGAGATGCTGCACCGTGACAATCTTGCCATCTTCATATCTGAT ATCAACTCTGACGCTCAAATTTCCAGCCAGGCTCTGAGTGAGATTGAATCTCGTCATCAGGACATCATGTGCCTTGAGTCCTGCATCAAACAGCTGCACGACATATTTGCTGACACTGCCATGCTGTTGGAGAGTCAG GGGGAATTGATCAACAACATAGAAAAGAATGTAACGAGTGCTGCAGAGTATATAGACGTATCCAAAGCAGAAACTTGTAAAGCAGTCGAGTACGAGAAGAACCCAACGAAGATAGCATCTCTCCCGAGCTTCTTCAAGCATTTCAAGAGAAAAACCactgctaaaactgctgctgatTAA